One window of Streptomyces sp. SUK 48 genomic DNA carries:
- a CDS encoding HAD family hydrolase, which translates to MLGDVENHSLPRAAAFFDLDKTVIAKSSTLTFSKSFYQGGLINRRAALRTAYAQFVFQVGGLDHDQMERMRAYLSDMVRGWNQQQVREIVAETLHDLIDPIIYDEAASLIEEHHTAGRDVVIVSTSGAEVVEPVGELLGADRVVATRMVVGEDGCFTGEVEYYAYGPTKAEAIRELAVSEGYDLDRCFAYSDSATDLPMLRAVGHPHAVNPDRALRREAVARDWPVLEFRRPVPLKKRLPTLSVPPRPALVAAAAVGAAAATAGLVWYANRRRGTV; encoded by the coding sequence ATGCTCGGGGACGTGGAAAACCACTCCTTGCCGCGCGCGGCGGCCTTCTTCGACCTGGACAAGACGGTCATTGCGAAGTCCAGCACACTCACCTTCAGCAAGTCCTTCTACCAAGGCGGGCTGATCAACCGCAGGGCCGCGTTGCGCACCGCCTATGCCCAGTTCGTGTTCCAGGTCGGCGGTCTGGACCATGACCAGATGGAGCGTATGCGCGCCTATCTCTCGGACATGGTCCGGGGCTGGAACCAGCAGCAGGTGCGGGAGATCGTCGCCGAGACCCTGCACGACCTGATCGATCCGATCATCTACGACGAGGCCGCCTCGCTCATCGAGGAGCACCACACGGCCGGCCGGGACGTGGTGATCGTGTCCACCTCGGGCGCCGAGGTGGTCGAGCCGGTCGGTGAACTCCTGGGCGCGGACCGGGTGGTGGCCACCCGCATGGTCGTCGGCGAGGACGGCTGCTTCACCGGCGAGGTGGAGTACTACGCCTACGGCCCGACCAAGGCGGAGGCGATCCGCGAACTGGCCGTCTCCGAGGGCTACGACCTCGACCGCTGCTTCGCCTACAGCGACTCGGCGACCGATCTGCCGATGCTCCGGGCGGTCGGTCACCCGCACGCCGTCAACCCGGACCGGGCGCTGCGCCGCGAGGCCGTCGCGCGGGACTGGCCGGTGCTGGAGTTCCGCCGCCCCGTGCCGCTCAAGAAGCGGCTGCCCACCCTCTCCGTACCGCCGCGCCCCGCGCTGGTCGCCGCGGCGGCCGTGGGAGCCGCGGCCGCGACGGCCGGACTCGTCTGGTACGCCAACCGCCGCCGCGGCACCGTCTGA
- a CDS encoding ATP-binding protein: protein MKIAFVGKGGSGKTTLSSLFIRHLAASGAAAVAIDADINQHLGPALGLDEAEAAALPAMGERLPLIKDYLRGSNPRIASAATMIKTTPPGRGSRLVRVREPNPVYDACARPVELDGGAVRLMVTGPFTDADLGVACYHSKTGAVELYLNHLVDGPDEYVVVDMTAGSDSFASGMFTRFDMTFLVAEPTRKGVSVYRQYKEYARDFGVALKVVGNKIQEQDDIDFLRAEVGDDLLVTVGRSDWVRAMEKGRPPRFDLLEEANARALATLRATADATYERRDRERYTRQMVHFHLKNAESWGNERTGADLAAQVDPGFVLGEGLEAGVEADAEAGVTTPA from the coding sequence ATGAAAATTGCTTTCGTCGGGAAGGGCGGGAGCGGCAAGACCACGCTCTCCTCCCTCTTCATCCGTCATCTCGCCGCGTCCGGGGCCGCCGCCGTCGCGATCGACGCGGACATCAACCAGCACCTCGGCCCCGCGCTCGGCCTGGACGAGGCCGAGGCCGCCGCGCTGCCCGCGATGGGCGAGCGGCTGCCGCTGATCAAGGACTACCTGCGCGGCAGCAACCCGCGCATCGCCTCCGCCGCCACCATGATCAAGACGACCCCGCCGGGCCGGGGTTCGCGGCTGGTGCGGGTACGCGAGCCCAATCCGGTCTACGACGCCTGCGCGCGTCCGGTGGAGCTCGACGGCGGCGCCGTCCGCCTGATGGTCACCGGCCCCTTCACCGATGCCGATCTCGGCGTCGCCTGCTACCACTCCAAGACCGGAGCGGTGGAGCTGTATCTGAACCACCTGGTCGACGGCCCCGACGAGTACGTGGTGGTCGACATGACCGCGGGCTCGGACTCCTTCGCCTCCGGCATGTTCACCCGCTTCGACATGACGTTCCTCGTCGCCGAGCCGACCCGCAAAGGGGTCTCCGTCTACCGTCAGTACAAGGAGTACGCCCGGGACTTCGGCGTCGCCCTGAAGGTCGTCGGCAACAAGATCCAGGAGCAGGACGACATCGACTTCCTGCGCGCCGAGGTCGGGGACGACCTGCTGGTCACGGTCGGGCGCTCGGACTGGGTGCGGGCCATGGAGAAGGGCCGGCCGCCGCGGTTCGACCTCCTGGAGGAGGCCAACGCCCGTGCACTCGCGACCCTTCGGGCCACCGCGGACGCCACGTACGAACGGCGCGACCGGGAGCGTTACACGCGCCAGATGGTGCACTTCCATCTGAAGAACGCCGAGTCCTGGGGCAACGAGCGCACCGGGGCCGACCTGGCGGCGCAGGTCGACCCCGGCTTCGTGCTCGGCGAGGGCCTCGAAGCGGGTGTCGAGGCGGATGCCGAGGCGGGCGTTACGACGCCCGCCTGA
- the acs gene encoding acetate--CoA ligase encodes MSNESLANLLKEERRFAPPADLAAHANVTAEAYEQAKADRLGFWAAQARRLTWAKEPTETLDWSNPPFAKWFKDGALNVAYNCVDRHVEAGHGDRVAIHFEGEPGDSRSLTYAELKDEVSRAANALLHLGVRKGDRVAVYMPMIPETAIAMLACARIGAAHSVVFGGFSADALATRIKDADAKVVITSDGGYRRGKPSALKPAVDEAVEKAGTVEHVLVVRRTGQDVAFDDTRDVWWHDLLATQSAEHTPEAFDAEHPLFILYTSGTTGKPKGILHTSGGYLTQAAYTHWAVFDLKPETDVYWCTADVGWVTGHSYIVYGPLANGATQVMYEGTPDTPHQGRFWEIVQKYKVSLLYTAPTAIRTFMKWGDDIPAKFDLSSLRILGSVGEPINPEAWIWYRKHIGADRTPVVDTWWQTETGAMMISPLPGVTEAKPGSAQRPLPGISATVVDDEANEVPDGGGGYLVLTEPWPSMLRTIWGDDQRFKDTYWSRFPGKYFAGDGAKKDDDGDIWLLGRVDDVMLVSGHNISTTEVESALVSHPAVAEAAVVGAADETTGQAIVAFVILRGTASADDDTLIGTLRDHVGATLGPIAKPKRILPVAELPKTRSGKIMRRLLRDVAENRQLGDVTTLTDSGVMDLIQSRLPAAPSED; translated from the coding sequence GTGAGCAATGAGAGCCTGGCCAACCTGCTGAAGGAAGAACGCAGGTTCGCGCCCCCCGCCGACCTGGCCGCACACGCCAACGTCACGGCGGAGGCGTACGAGCAGGCCAAGGCTGACCGGCTCGGCTTCTGGGCCGCGCAGGCCCGCCGGCTGACCTGGGCCAAGGAACCGACCGAGACGCTGGACTGGTCGAACCCCCCGTTCGCGAAGTGGTTCAAGGACGGCGCGCTCAACGTCGCCTACAACTGCGTCGACCGGCATGTCGAGGCCGGCCACGGCGACCGGGTCGCCATCCACTTCGAAGGCGAGCCCGGCGACAGCCGCTCCCTCACCTACGCCGAGCTGAAGGACGAGGTCTCCCGCGCCGCGAACGCCCTCCTCCACCTCGGCGTCCGCAAGGGCGACCGGGTCGCCGTCTACATGCCGATGATCCCCGAGACCGCCATCGCCATGCTGGCCTGCGCCCGGATCGGCGCCGCCCACTCCGTGGTCTTCGGCGGCTTCTCCGCCGACGCGCTCGCCACCCGTATCAAGGATGCCGACGCCAAGGTCGTCATCACGTCCGACGGCGGCTACCGCCGCGGCAAGCCCTCCGCCCTCAAGCCCGCCGTGGACGAGGCCGTGGAGAAGGCGGGCACCGTCGAACACGTCCTCGTGGTCCGCCGCACCGGCCAGGACGTCGCCTTCGACGACACCCGCGACGTGTGGTGGCACGACCTCCTCGCCACCCAGTCGGCCGAGCACACCCCGGAGGCGTTCGACGCCGAACACCCCCTGTTCATCCTCTACACCTCCGGCACCACCGGAAAGCCCAAGGGCATCCTGCACACCTCCGGCGGCTACCTCACCCAGGCCGCCTACACCCACTGGGCCGTCTTCGACCTCAAGCCCGAGACCGACGTCTACTGGTGCACCGCCGACGTCGGCTGGGTCACCGGCCACTCCTACATCGTCTACGGCCCCCTCGCCAACGGCGCCACCCAGGTCATGTACGAGGGCACCCCCGACACCCCCCACCAGGGCCGGTTCTGGGAGATCGTCCAGAAGTACAAGGTCTCCCTCCTCTACACCGCGCCCACCGCGATCCGCACCTTCATGAAGTGGGGAGACGACATCCCCGCCAAGTTCGACCTCTCCAGCCTGCGCATCCTCGGCTCGGTGGGCGAACCCATCAACCCCGAAGCCTGGATCTGGTACCGCAAGCACATCGGCGCCGACCGCACCCCCGTCGTGGACACCTGGTGGCAGACCGAGACCGGCGCCATGATGATCTCCCCCCTCCCCGGCGTCACCGAGGCCAAGCCCGGCTCCGCCCAGCGCCCCCTGCCCGGCATCAGCGCCACCGTCGTCGACGACGAGGCCAACGAGGTTCCCGACGGCGGAGGCGGTTACCTCGTGCTCACCGAGCCGTGGCCCTCCATGCTGCGCACCATCTGGGGCGACGACCAGCGCTTCAAGGACACCTACTGGTCCCGCTTCCCGGGCAAGTACTTCGCCGGCGACGGCGCGAAGAAGGACGACGACGGCGACATCTGGCTCCTCGGCCGCGTCGACGACGTCATGCTCGTCTCCGGCCACAACATCTCCACCACCGAGGTCGAATCCGCCCTCGTGTCGCACCCGGCGGTCGCCGAGGCGGCCGTGGTCGGCGCCGCCGACGAGACCACCGGCCAGGCCATCGTCGCCTTCGTCATCCTGCGCGGCACCGCCTCCGCCGACGACGACACCCTCATCGGCACCCTCCGCGACCACGTCGGCGCCACCCTCGGCCCGATCGCCAAGCCCAAGCGGATCCTCCCGGTCGCGGAGCTTCCCAAGACCCGCTCCGGCAAGATCATGCGCCGTCTCCTGCGGGACGTCGCCGAGAACCGCCAGCTCGGAGACGTCACCACCCTCACCGACTCCGGCGTCATGGACCTGATCCAGTCCAGGCTCCCCGCCGCGCCCAGCGAGGACTGA
- a CDS encoding phage holin family protein: MSAPDGSPVGAERSIGQLFASATTDLSALVHDEIALAKAQLKQDVKRGATSGGAFSMAGAVLVFSLPMLNFALAYGIRTWSHWNLAICFVLSFAANVLVAGLLALIGVVFAKKAKKGRGPQKVAASVKESASVLGNAKPHPRPELPEDRSPAAIEAVARSSS; the protein is encoded by the coding sequence ATGAGCGCACCCGACGGCAGCCCGGTCGGCGCCGAACGCAGCATCGGCCAGCTGTTCGCCTCGGCGACGACCGATTTGTCGGCGCTGGTGCACGACGAGATCGCGCTGGCCAAGGCGCAGCTCAAGCAGGACGTGAAGCGCGGCGCGACCAGCGGTGGCGCGTTCTCGATGGCGGGCGCGGTCCTGGTGTTCTCCCTGCCGATGCTCAACTTCGCCCTGGCGTACGGCATCCGCACCTGGTCCCACTGGAACCTGGCGATCTGCTTCGTGCTGTCCTTCGCGGCGAACGTGCTCGTCGCCGGCCTGCTCGCGCTGATCGGTGTGGTGTTCGCGAAGAAGGCCAAGAAGGGCCGGGGGCCGCAGAAGGTCGCCGCGTCCGTGAAGGAATCGGCGAGCGTCCTCGGGAACGCCAAGCCGCACCCGCGCCCGGAGCTGCCCGAGGACCGCAGCCCCGCGGCCATCGAGGCTGTGGCACGCTCGTCGTCATGA
- a CDS encoding alpha/beta hydrolase, whose amino-acid sequence MTDPAHDPAPASLVRIGLPGHQVIHRDVAANGARFHIAELGDGPLVLLLHGFPQFWWTWRHQLVALAEAGYRAVAMDLRGVGGSDRTPRGYDPANLALDVTGVIRSLGEPDAALVGHDLGGYLAWTAAAMRPKLVRRLAVVSMPHPRRWRAAMLRDARQTAANSYIWGFQRPWVPERQLTADDGELVGRLIRDWSGPREPEDEAVGRYRRAMCIPSTAHCSVEPYRWLVRSLARPDGVQFYRRMKRPVRVPTLHLHGSLDPVSRTRSAAGSGEYVEAPYRWRLFDGLGHFPHEEDPVAFSTELINWLKDPEPDR is encoded by the coding sequence ATGACGGACCCCGCTCATGACCCCGCTCCCGCCTCGCTGGTACGGATCGGGCTGCCCGGACACCAGGTGATCCACCGGGACGTCGCCGCGAACGGCGCCCGCTTCCACATCGCGGAACTCGGTGACGGCCCCCTGGTGCTGCTGCTCCATGGCTTCCCGCAGTTCTGGTGGACCTGGCGGCACCAGCTGGTCGCCCTCGCGGAGGCCGGCTACCGGGCGGTGGCGATGGATCTGCGGGGCGTCGGCGGCAGCGACCGCACCCCGCGCGGCTACGACCCGGCCAACCTCGCCCTGGACGTCACCGGTGTCATCCGCTCCCTCGGCGAGCCGGACGCCGCGCTGGTCGGGCACGACCTCGGCGGCTATCTGGCGTGGACCGCGGCGGCCATGCGCCCCAAGCTGGTGCGCCGGCTCGCGGTGGTGTCGATGCCGCACCCGAGGCGCTGGCGCGCGGCGATGCTGCGCGACGCACGGCAGACCGCCGCCAACTCCTACATCTGGGGTTTCCAGCGGCCCTGGGTCCCGGAGCGTCAACTCACCGCGGACGACGGGGAGCTGGTGGGCCGTCTGATCCGGGACTGGTCCGGGCCGCGCGAGCCGGAGGACGAGGCGGTGGGCAGGTACCGGCGCGCCATGTGCATCCCCTCCACCGCGCACTGCTCCGTCGAGCCGTACCGCTGGCTGGTGCGCTCCCTGGCGCGCCCGGACGGCGTGCAGTTCTACCGCAGGATGAAGCGCCCGGTGCGGGTGCCCACGCTGCATCTGCACGGTTCACTCGATCCGGTGAGCCGCACGCGCAGCGCCGCCGGTTCCGGGGAGTATGTCGAAGCGCCGTACCGCTGGCGGCTGTTCGACGGGCTGGGCCACTTCCCGCACGAGGAGGACCCGGTGGCGTTCTCGACCGAGCTGATCAACTGGCTGAAGGACCCCGAGCCCGACCGGTGA
- a CDS encoding Fic family protein encodes MSTTGATADPLAALGALPGVPESVESVRKAVDRVYGHRIMRRRSNAITSEAALRAARGSAALSGADWALEEVRRRTDFGTEAEARIMGAALRLTAEAGQLLSIWRQSPLRVLARLHLVAAASDESRVGRPRQDGEAVDEPLIGLPLPDAREVSGRLDGLADLIIAGSSAPALVTAAVVHGELLALRPFTSHNGLVARAAERIVLIGSGLDPKAVCPAEVGHAEQGRAEYLAALEGYVSGTPEGMAAWIAHCGRAVGFGARESTAVCEALQRGAA; translated from the coding sequence ATGAGTACGACAGGCGCGACCGCCGATCCCCTCGCGGCCCTGGGCGCACTGCCCGGCGTGCCCGAGTCCGTGGAGTCCGTGCGCAAGGCCGTGGACCGGGTCTACGGGCACCGGATCATGCGCCGCCGCAGCAACGCGATCACCTCCGAGGCGGCCCTGCGCGCCGCCCGCGGCTCGGCGGCGCTGTCCGGCGCGGACTGGGCGCTGGAGGAGGTGCGGCGGCGCACCGACTTCGGCACCGAGGCCGAGGCGCGGATCATGGGCGCGGCCCTGCGGCTGACGGCCGAGGCGGGCCAACTGCTCTCCATCTGGCGGCAGTCGCCGCTGCGGGTGCTGGCCCGGCTGCACCTGGTGGCCGCGGCGAGCGACGAGAGCCGGGTGGGCCGGCCGCGCCAGGACGGCGAGGCGGTGGACGAGCCGCTGATCGGGCTGCCGCTGCCGGACGCGCGGGAGGTCTCCGGACGGCTGGACGGCCTCGCGGACCTGATCATCGCGGGCAGCTCCGCCCCGGCCCTGGTGACGGCGGCCGTGGTGCACGGCGAGCTGCTCGCGCTGCGCCCCTTCACCTCGCACAACGGGCTGGTCGCGCGCGCCGCCGAGCGGATCGTGCTGATCGGCAGCGGCCTGGACCCCAAGGCGGTCTGCCCGGCCGAGGTCGGCCACGCGGAGCAGGGGCGTGCCGAGTACCTGGCGGCGCTGGAGGGCTATGTCTCGGGCACTCCCGAGGGCATGGCGGCGTGGATCGCGCACTGCGGGCGCGCGGTCGGGTTCGGGGCGCGGGAGTCGACGGCGGTGTGCGAGGCGCTGCAGCGCGGCGCGGCCTGA
- the nhaA gene encoding Na+/H+ antiporter NhaA: protein MTAPRTPHPARKALGRLSLPERTYVADALRTETVGGVLLLIAAVTALIWANVPALRHSYETVGHFSFGPAALGLNLSIAHWAADGVLAIFFFVAGIELKRELVAGDLRDPKAAVLPVVAALCGMAVPALVYTVTNLAGHGSTQGWAVPTATDIAFALAVLAVIGTSLPSALRAFLLTLAVVDDLFAILIIAIFFTDRLNFAALGGAFLGLAVFWLLLRKGVRGWYVYLPLALVNWALMYNSGVHATIAGVAMGLMLRCTTREGERRSPGERVEHLVRPLSAGFAVPVFALFSAGVVVSGRALGDLFTRPETLGVVLGLVVGKALGIFGGTWLTVRFTRASLSEDLAWADVFAVASLAGIGFTVSLLIGELAYDGDALLTDETKAAVLAGSLIAAICATVLLKIRNAKYRRLCEAEDRDDDLDGVPDIYEEDDPAYHLRMARILERRAAEHRRLAAERTAAAGDGRAEVPGGAGDEGGRPA, encoded by the coding sequence GTGACCGCGCCCCGCACCCCGCACCCCGCCCGCAAGGCCCTCGGACGCCTGTCCCTGCCCGAGCGGACCTATGTCGCGGACGCCCTGCGCACGGAGACCGTCGGCGGAGTGCTCCTGCTCATCGCCGCCGTGACCGCCCTGATCTGGGCGAACGTCCCGGCGCTGCGCCACAGCTACGAGACGGTCGGCCACTTCAGCTTCGGCCCCGCCGCCCTCGGCCTCAACCTGTCGATCGCCCACTGGGCCGCCGACGGCGTCCTCGCGATCTTCTTCTTCGTCGCCGGTATCGAGCTCAAACGCGAACTGGTCGCCGGAGACCTGCGCGACCCCAAGGCGGCCGTGCTCCCCGTGGTGGCCGCCCTGTGCGGCATGGCCGTACCCGCGCTCGTCTACACCGTCACCAACCTCGCCGGACACGGCTCCACCCAGGGCTGGGCGGTGCCCACCGCCACCGACATCGCCTTCGCGCTCGCCGTCCTCGCGGTGATCGGCACCTCCCTGCCCAGCGCCCTGCGCGCCTTTTTGCTCACCCTCGCCGTCGTCGACGACCTCTTCGCGATCCTGATCATCGCGATCTTCTTCACCGACCGGTTGAACTTCGCCGCGCTCGGCGGCGCGTTCCTCGGCCTCGCCGTCTTCTGGCTGCTGCTGCGCAAGGGCGTGCGCGGCTGGTACGTCTACCTGCCGCTCGCCCTCGTCAACTGGGCGCTGATGTACAACAGCGGCGTGCACGCCACCATCGCCGGGGTGGCCATGGGCCTGATGCTGCGCTGCACCACCCGCGAGGGTGAGCGGCGCTCCCCGGGCGAGCGCGTCGAGCACCTGGTGCGGCCCCTGTCGGCCGGGTTCGCGGTACCGGTGTTCGCGCTGTTCAGCGCCGGTGTGGTGGTGTCCGGACGGGCGCTCGGCGACCTGTTCACCCGACCGGAGACGCTCGGCGTGGTGCTGGGCCTGGTCGTCGGCAAAGCGCTCGGCATATTCGGCGGCACCTGGCTGACCGTCCGCTTCACCCGCGCCTCGCTGAGCGAGGACCTCGCCTGGGCGGACGTCTTCGCGGTCGCCTCGCTCGCCGGCATCGGCTTCACGGTCTCGCTGCTCATCGGCGAACTGGCCTACGACGGCGACGCGCTCCTCACCGACGAGACCAAGGCCGCCGTCCTCGCCGGGTCCCTGATCGCCGCGATCTGTGCCACCGTGCTGCTGAAGATACGCAACGCCAAGTACCGGCGGCTGTGCGAGGCCGAGGACCGTGACGACGACCTCGACGGCGTCCCCGACATCTACGAGGAGGACGACCCCGCGTACCACCTGCGCATGGCCCGCATTCTGGAGCGCAGGGCCGCCGAACACCGGCGGCTCGCCGCCGAGCGGACGGCCGCGGCGGGCGACGGGCGTGCCGAAGTGCCGGGCGGGGCAGGCGACGAGGGCGGCCGTCCGGCATGA